CATCGGGGGCAGGCGTGCGCTCTTTCTTATCCCTGCCCCACACACCAGACCGGCATCCTGACCATAACCATACCCTGTGCCGCTAACCCGAAATTTCAACCCCGGCTCTTGAAAAGCAACAGAAGCTGCGTGGGCCCGACCCGGATTTTACCTTATTTTCCGCGTACTCGACCGCTCGATAATGATCCCGGGAACTCTACCCGGCTTCTCATTATTCTTAAGAATTTTTTTCCCGGTTACAAAATTCAATGCCAGACGGGCATGGGTCCGCATATCGAAATTATAGCTGGTGACGCCATGCTGGAGCGATTCGAATGTATCATCAAAACCGAGAATCGAGATTCGCTGCGGTACTTTTACCCCCCTTTTTTTGAGAAAATCCATTGCCGCAACAGCGACATCATCGTTGGCAGCCACCCAGGCGGTGCATGGTTTATCGGCAAGCGCCTGCTCGAAAAGCTCATCGAGTTTTTGACGCCAGAGCAATCGAGGAAGCATTCGCCGGGGAAGCTCATATGAAAAGAGATGATCCAATGACTGCGCTATTCGTGAATCGGAAGCCTTTGCCCATGACTTGTAGGCTTTATACAGGTTGCCGTAATTCGCTGTTGCCGTCGCTTCGGCTTCATAATGCCAGGTCATGTCCGGAGGGTTGTCCTTTACGTATGATACAACGGCGCCTCCCTGAGCATTGAATAGCAGTTGCAGCCCCTTCAAACGAAGTCGTGACCAACTTGCCGCATGGAACGGGGAGATAAACGCGATCTTTTTATGCCCTGCCCGGAGAAGATACTCCCCCGCCGCACGGCCGGGCTCCTGACCTGCAACATACGAGAAGAATGCAACGGAATTTCCCGCCATCGAATCCGGCACATTCCATTCTCCTGCTATATCAATAAAGGCCACAGGCATTTTGACTGCAGGCAGCATCTTGAGAAGCGCATGCAATGAATGGTCCGCCGCCGTGACAAAAACAATAGCACCGAACGAATCATGCAGATCGGAAAATTGGATTGCCCCCTGATGAGCGTTCCAGAATTCCAGCTTTTCTTTGCCGCGATAGACAAGGAATCCCGTTGTCTTGAGATCAAGCCGCATACGGGCACACTCGGCTTCAAGGGGACTGAGGAACTTCTGTGCCAACGGTGGAAGCATTAACCCCCCGGCAGCTTCGTGGCCGTGA
The DNA window shown above is from Chitinivibrionales bacterium and carries:
- a CDS encoding GntR family transcriptional regulator, with the protein product MTTSENVHGITRAIRYCISTIRALGSIEGTVLPGFRSLAAQAEVAPVTMLKAAGFLREKGIIEGGQGKRYRIAAAAGKDLDRLESEVNSPDKSHKPLISSPSGRLAQMIARDIDTGVYDGPGPLPPMKELAGRYGTTYYSLKKALSRLESEGRIIPFKSGYVVAAVQVAKSSASITFLIHGHEAAGGLMLPPLAQKFLSPLEAECARMRLDLKTTGFLVYRGKEKLEFWNAHQGAIQFSDLHDSFGAIVFVTAADHSLHALLKMLPAVKMPVAFIDIAGEWNVPDSMAGNSVAFFSYVAGQEPGRAAGEYLLRAGHKKIAFISPFHAASWSRLRLKGLQLLFNAQGGAVVSYVKDNPPDMTWHYEAEATATANYGNLYKAYKSWAKASDSRIAQSLDHLFSYELPRRMLPRLLWRQKLDELFEQALADKPCTAWVAANDDVAVAAMDFLKKRGVKVPQRISILGFDDTFESLQHGVTSYNFDMRTHARLALNFVTGKKILKNNEKPGRVPGIIIERSSTRKIR